From a region of the Corallococcus coralloides DSM 2259 genome:
- a CDS encoding cytochrome P450 translates to MQTYDLFAPTTETERHALYARMRAESGLCRIAPFGAYAAARYEDVRTIQKDAQRFSSEALATTAEPPWLGPNPVAQSLVTRDPPRHTQLRALINRAFGPTGMARLEAQVRQEAQTLAEAAVSQREVDLVDAFSFVLPRNIIGRMLGLEPSTFTEFKRWSVNMGLITSAVPAQHAGIRDTVKEMEDYLGGVITARRRQPGEDMVSDLLRAEVEGQRLTDAEVLSFLFLLLPAGMETTAQLIGNAAILLARHPEQLEQARADRAHIPRFIEEVLRCEPPAQFAFRVATSDVELSGTPIPAGSLVMGLVASANRDERIFEQPDVFAPGREKASQHLSFGHGIHFCLGAQLARMEARLALEALVPRIRALRLRAPDIEWLPGLTIHGPRTLPVELLPA, encoded by the coding sequence TTGCAGACGTATGACCTGTTCGCTCCCACCACCGAGACGGAGCGCCACGCCCTGTATGCGCGCATGCGCGCGGAGTCCGGGCTCTGCCGCATCGCGCCCTTCGGCGCCTACGCCGCCGCCCGGTACGAGGACGTGCGTACCATCCAGAAGGACGCGCAGCGCTTCTCCTCCGAAGCGCTCGCGACGACGGCGGAGCCGCCCTGGCTGGGGCCCAACCCGGTGGCGCAATCGCTCGTCACCCGGGATCCGCCGCGCCACACGCAGCTTCGCGCCCTGATCAACCGCGCCTTCGGCCCCACCGGCATGGCACGGCTGGAGGCCCAGGTGCGCCAGGAGGCCCAGACGCTGGCCGAGGCCGCCGTCTCCCAGCGCGAGGTGGACCTGGTGGACGCCTTCTCCTTCGTGCTGCCCCGCAACATCATCGGGAGGATGCTCGGCCTGGAGCCGTCCACCTTCACCGAGTTCAAGCGCTGGTCGGTGAACATGGGCCTCATCACCTCCGCCGTGCCGGCGCAGCACGCGGGCATCCGCGACACCGTGAAGGAGATGGAGGACTACCTCGGGGGCGTCATCACCGCGCGTCGCCGCCAGCCCGGGGAGGACATGGTGAGCGACCTGCTCCGCGCCGAGGTGGAGGGACAGCGGCTCACCGACGCGGAGGTCCTCTCCTTCCTCTTCCTGCTGCTGCCCGCGGGCATGGAGACGACGGCGCAGCTCATCGGCAACGCGGCCATCCTGCTCGCGCGCCATCCTGAACAACTGGAGCAGGCTCGGGCGGACCGCGCGCACATCCCGCGCTTCATCGAAGAGGTGCTCCGCTGCGAGCCCCCCGCCCAGTTCGCCTTCCGCGTCGCGACGTCGGACGTGGAGCTGTCCGGGACGCCCATTCCGGCGGGCAGCCTCGTCATGGGGCTGGTGGCCAGCGCCAACCGCGACGAGCGCATCTTCGAGCAGCCGGACGTCTTCGCTCCCGGCCGGGAGAAGGCAAGCCAGCACCTCTCCTTCGGCCACGGCATCCACTTCTGTCTGGGCGCGCAGCTCGCGCGCATGGAGGCCCGGCTCGCGCTGGAGGCGCTTGTCCCACGCATCCGCGCCCTGCGGCTCCGCGCCCCGGACATCGAGTGGCTCCCAGGGCTCACCATCCACGGGCCCCGGACGCTCCCGGTGGAGCTCCTCCCGGCCTGA
- a CDS encoding DUF7594 domain-containing protein has protein sequence MGTRRRWLGAAVALGVVGCGPMEPAELEDGPEPAAPAEASEPGHAELAATTTTRTITAYADTMADATQPDKGFASAQTLYADASPQRQPYLRFNLSSVEGVITSAKLRVYVVDGSKDGPAVYGVNPNWGVSTLTWNKAPAVLTQKLADVGAVSAGTWVEYDVSSWVKANHSSYAFTLVSTTSDGTGIEANDAPGSNNPRLVLTLQDCPGPETDVIYPGFDTWVSQAEPTRRNPGSKALTADSDPESEAYLSFDVATGGRTLTGARLRVFATGGGTANAPAVHATTNWSGEDFDWTGRPAVAPTPLADKGSVSGGTWVEYDVGAALSGDGRYGFGLLPQSTDGMTFTSMEGPILQWPQLVLSYTASTCAYRGLSRVGGTLGASWHMFHGGEERVVSTAATSDGGWVALGSYVSNGSANPPNFGGGPLPGIQGFAVTRYLDGGVDWSVGHAGQMLPAGLAVAPTGHILVVGRYYGAPDLGTGPLPQTTAARLFVARLTPDGVTEWVRTFASTYSGQSGLLESTSLTTDPDGAPIIAGRFFGEVDFGGGPLRSDGSQAQDGSALYLLKLAADGSHAWSRSFAAADVASQLEVAADSAGNLYLSGSAPGGTELAPSGSGPTPFVARLTAAGERVWTRAWTGANGATVAVVPYGGDVYFSGTFTGTFTFAGTTYTQVPTDYSGTPDDLFLGRLKADGTDGWLKHVGSPYGESARGLTVTRSGTVVLWAQSSGPVSFGGGTLRAGPIYAGYSTAGTHRWSRYLPLTGQPTALTTGEVLLGTTLSATTQVDGLLFEPFSWHGTIPTDDALFLRLRP, from the coding sequence ATGGGCACGAGACGCAGGTGGCTGGGAGCGGCGGTGGCGCTGGGGGTGGTGGGGTGCGGGCCGATGGAGCCGGCGGAGCTGGAGGACGGGCCGGAACCGGCCGCGCCCGCCGAGGCCTCCGAGCCAGGCCACGCCGAGCTCGCGGCGACCACCACCACGCGCACGATTACGGCGTACGCGGACACGATGGCGGACGCCACCCAGCCGGACAAAGGCTTCGCCTCCGCGCAGACGCTCTACGCGGACGCCTCGCCACAGCGCCAGCCCTACCTGCGCTTCAACCTTTCAAGTGTGGAGGGGGTCATCACCTCCGCGAAGCTGCGCGTGTACGTGGTGGATGGCAGCAAGGACGGCCCGGCCGTCTACGGGGTGAATCCGAACTGGGGCGTCTCCACGCTCACCTGGAACAAGGCGCCGGCCGTCCTGACGCAGAAGCTGGCGGACGTGGGCGCGGTCTCCGCGGGCACGTGGGTGGAGTACGACGTGTCCTCGTGGGTGAAGGCGAACCACTCCTCCTATGCCTTCACGCTCGTCTCCACCACGAGCGACGGCACGGGCATCGAGGCGAATGACGCGCCGGGCAGCAACAACCCGCGCCTGGTCCTCACCCTCCAGGATTGCCCGGGTCCGGAGACGGACGTCATCTACCCCGGCTTCGACACCTGGGTGTCCCAGGCGGAGCCCACGCGGCGCAACCCCGGCAGCAAGGCGCTCACGGCGGACAGCGACCCGGAGAGCGAGGCGTACCTGTCCTTCGACGTGGCCACGGGCGGGCGCACGCTGACGGGGGCGCGGCTGCGCGTCTTCGCGACGGGAGGAGGGACGGCGAACGCGCCGGCCGTCCACGCCACGACAAACTGGAGCGGCGAGGACTTCGACTGGACGGGCCGCCCGGCGGTGGCCCCCACCCCGCTGGCGGACAAGGGCAGCGTCAGCGGTGGAACCTGGGTGGAGTACGACGTGGGGGCGGCCCTCTCCGGAGACGGGCGCTACGGCTTCGGGCTTCTGCCCCAGAGCACGGACGGAATGACCTTCACCTCCATGGAGGGCCCGATCCTGCAATGGCCGCAGCTCGTCCTTTCGTACACGGCCTCGACGTGCGCGTACCGGGGGCTCAGCCGCGTGGGAGGCACCCTGGGGGCCAGCTGGCACATGTTCCACGGGGGCGAGGAGCGGGTGGTCTCCACGGCGGCGACCTCTGACGGGGGCTGGGTGGCGCTCGGGTCATACGTGTCCAATGGCAGCGCCAATCCGCCCAACTTTGGAGGGGGCCCGTTGCCGGGCATCCAGGGCTTCGCGGTGACGCGTTACCTCGACGGCGGGGTGGATTGGAGCGTGGGCCATGCCGGCCAGATGCTCCCGGCGGGACTCGCGGTGGCTCCGACGGGCCATATCCTCGTGGTGGGCCGCTACTACGGCGCACCGGACCTGGGCACGGGCCCGCTGCCGCAAACCACCGCGGCACGCCTCTTCGTGGCGCGGCTGACCCCGGACGGAGTCACGGAGTGGGTGCGGACCTTCGCCTCCACGTACAGTGGCCAGTCGGGCCTGCTCGAGTCCACCAGCCTCACCACGGATCCGGACGGTGCGCCCATCATCGCGGGCCGGTTCTTCGGTGAAGTGGACTTCGGCGGCGGGCCTCTGCGCTCGGACGGTTCGCAGGCGCAGGATGGCAGCGCCCTGTACCTGCTGAAGCTCGCGGCGGACGGCTCGCACGCGTGGTCGCGGAGCTTCGCGGCCGCGGATGTGGCCTCCCAGCTGGAGGTGGCGGCGGACAGCGCGGGCAACCTCTATCTCAGCGGCTCGGCACCGGGCGGCACGGAGCTCGCCCCGAGCGGCAGCGGGCCCACGCCCTTCGTGGCGCGGCTCACCGCCGCGGGCGAGCGGGTGTGGACGCGCGCCTGGACTGGAGCCAACGGCGCCACCGTGGCGGTCGTTCCCTACGGCGGCGACGTGTACTTCAGCGGCACCTTCACGGGCACCTTCACCTTCGCGGGCACGACGTACACCCAGGTGCCCACGGATTACAGCGGCACGCCGGACGACCTGTTCCTGGGGCGGCTGAAGGCGGATGGCACCGACGGGTGGCTGAAGCACGTGGGCTCGCCGTACGGCGAGAGCGCCCGGGGGCTCACGGTCACCCGCAGCGGCACGGTGGTGCTGTGGGCGCAGTCGAGCGGCCCGGTGAGCTTCGGGGGCGGCACGCTGCGGGCAGGCCCCATCTACGCGGGCTACTCGACGGCCGGCACCCACCGCTGGTCCCGCTACCTCCCCCTCACCGGACAGCCCACCGCGCTCACCACGGGGGAGGTCCTGTTGGGCACGACCCTGTCGGCCACGACCCAGGTGGACGGCCTCCTCTTCGAACCCTTCTCCTGGCACGGCACGATCCCCACGGACGACGCACTCTTCCTCCGGTTGCGGCCTTGA
- a CDS encoding sugar phosphate isomerase/epimerase family protein yields MKWLAPVLLLAFAGCAEPRRSEPPDAPLGAFHFTLESRPAAAQVELLDSLGYSGVTLFWPGHEVFDGFARQPAVEAGRMRLPAVLFALPFDTAWDREELNSILAALAPTRTALWLILSGPPDAKTAMVASVRDVVDLATAHGVDVVLYPHDGEALENVEESLALMAAVDRPQLKTSLHLCHELRAGNRDRLEELIATAAPQLALVSIHGAAREFDPNAPTWSEVIQPLDRGDLDVGTGYLLPLRRAGYEGPVLLHTFGIGDPPEDHFRRSMRKWRELSRSVADALRAR; encoded by the coding sequence ATGAAGTGGCTCGCGCCCGTCCTGCTCCTGGCCTTCGCGGGCTGCGCCGAGCCACGGCGCTCGGAGCCACCCGACGCTCCGCTCGGTGCGTTCCACTTCACGCTGGAGTCGCGGCCGGCGGCCGCGCAGGTGGAGCTGCTCGACTCGCTCGGCTACTCCGGGGTGACGCTGTTCTGGCCCGGCCACGAGGTCTTTGACGGCTTTGCCCGCCAGCCCGCGGTGGAGGCGGGACGGATGCGGCTTCCCGCCGTCCTCTTCGCCCTGCCCTTCGACACGGCCTGGGACCGCGAGGAACTGAACAGCATCCTGGCGGCGCTCGCCCCCACGCGGACGGCGCTCTGGCTCATCCTGAGCGGGCCGCCGGACGCGAAGACGGCCATGGTCGCCTCGGTTCGTGACGTGGTGGACCTGGCCACCGCGCACGGCGTGGACGTCGTTCTGTACCCGCACGACGGCGAGGCCCTCGAGAACGTCGAGGAGTCGCTCGCCCTGATGGCCGCGGTCGACCGTCCCCAGTTGAAGACCTCGCTCCACCTCTGCCACGAGCTCAGGGCGGGGAACCGCGACCGGCTGGAGGAGCTCATCGCCACCGCCGCCCCCCAGCTCGCCCTCGTGAGCATCCACGGCGCCGCGCGCGAGTTCGATCCGAACGCCCCCACCTGGTCCGAGGTCATCCAGCCGCTGGACCGGGGCGACCTGGACGTGGGGACCGGGTACCTGCTCCCCTTGCGCCGGGCCGGCTACGAGGGCCCCGTGCTGCTCCACACCTTCGGCATCGGGGACCCACCGGAGGACCACTTCCGCCGCTCGATGCGGAAGTGGCGTGAGCTGTCGCGCTCGGTGGCGGACGCGCTCAGGGCTCGCTGA
- a CDS encoding M6 family metalloprotease domain-containing protein: MSRKWLIAAAVWLAACNTQVSVPEELTANATREEVVQGELEVRVVDAPSFKASHEEYFLVAGGRHLPLAFTGGAPEGLRSGQRVTLRGTQGEHRFMARSVEVDRHAAAVQTPSGACGVTGVQRSLVILAAFPGMPQPAATPQGIHAAFFSTTQRSLATYWSEVSEGRTTTTGTVRGWYTLDRAYSCSETDAMRDAAVRAADADVDFRQYDRIFIVHPNPTQGCAYAGQATLSCGQVATADGTVTASTAWLVADWMTSHDTAVKLVTHEAGHNLSLNHASSRDFGAQPLGMPGTLGVIDEYGDLFSSMGDWNLGHYAAPHKARIGWLAPSAVAQVDGTGGTFTLAPVVASGGLKALKVRRRAGANDWLWVEYRRPVGLYESTLASQVFGGALIHLADADTRDGTHLLDFTPGTSSWSDPALLPGTTWNDPYSDLSLTVEAATAAGLTVSIQYRTTTCVQAVPEVRVTPLEPSFWPGARPEFALEVINRDSVGCAPSTFQLSAIVPPGWGADPLPAQRTIAASSSDTLGLQTYVPYSTLPGPYTAGVTVTRGSQSVQGTATVEVVERCIATPPTLSLSPATVTAAPGSDVTWTVSVTNNDSASCNWVWYDFGSNLPEGWDTSWSDWGVNLPPGGAYTFTMTKTVPPGARGTHTVDLIIHQEDFGIAASATATVNVAGTTPSAR; this comes from the coding sequence ATGTCCCGCAAGTGGCTCATCGCCGCGGCCGTGTGGCTCGCGGCCTGTAACACGCAGGTTTCCGTCCCAGAGGAGCTCACGGCCAACGCCACCCGAGAAGAGGTGGTCCAGGGCGAGCTCGAAGTCCGCGTCGTGGACGCGCCGTCGTTCAAGGCCTCACACGAGGAGTACTTCCTCGTCGCCGGGGGGCGGCATCTGCCGCTGGCCTTCACCGGTGGAGCACCGGAGGGGTTGCGCAGCGGTCAGCGGGTGACGCTGCGCGGAACCCAGGGCGAGCACCGCTTCATGGCCCGGAGCGTGGAGGTGGACCGCCACGCCGCGGCCGTGCAGACCCCTTCAGGCGCGTGTGGCGTCACCGGGGTGCAGCGCAGCCTCGTCATCCTCGCGGCCTTCCCCGGCATGCCCCAGCCCGCCGCCACCCCGCAGGGGATCCATGCTGCGTTCTTCTCTACCACGCAGCGCTCGCTGGCGACCTACTGGAGCGAGGTGTCCGAGGGCCGCACCACCACCACGGGCACCGTGCGGGGCTGGTACACGCTGGACCGCGCCTATTCCTGTTCGGAGACGGACGCCATGCGCGACGCGGCCGTGCGGGCGGCGGACGCGGACGTGGACTTCCGGCAGTACGACCGCATCTTCATCGTCCATCCCAATCCCACGCAGGGCTGCGCCTACGCGGGGCAGGCCACCTTGTCCTGCGGACAGGTCGCGACGGCGGATGGCACCGTGACGGCCTCCACGGCCTGGCTCGTCGCGGACTGGATGACGAGCCACGACACCGCCGTGAAGCTGGTGACGCATGAGGCAGGTCACAACCTCTCCCTGAACCACGCGAGCTCGCGCGACTTCGGCGCGCAGCCGCTGGGCATGCCGGGCACCCTGGGCGTCATCGACGAGTACGGGGACCTCTTCTCGTCGATGGGCGATTGGAACCTGGGCCACTACGCGGCGCCGCACAAGGCGCGCATCGGCTGGCTGGCTCCCTCCGCGGTGGCCCAGGTGGATGGCACGGGCGGCACCTTCACGCTCGCGCCGGTGGTGGCGTCCGGTGGACTCAAGGCGCTCAAGGTGCGCCGGCGCGCTGGAGCCAATGACTGGCTCTGGGTGGAGTACCGCCGGCCCGTGGGGCTCTACGAGTCGACGTTGGCGTCCCAGGTGTTCGGCGGCGCGCTCATCCACCTGGCGGACGCGGACACGCGGGACGGCACCCACCTGCTCGACTTCACGCCGGGGACGTCCTCCTGGAGTGACCCGGCCCTGTTGCCGGGCACGACGTGGAACGACCCGTACAGCGACCTCTCCCTCACGGTGGAGGCGGCGACGGCCGCGGGGCTGACGGTGAGCATCCAGTACCGCACGACGACCTGTGTGCAGGCCGTGCCCGAGGTGCGGGTGACGCCCCTGGAGCCGAGCTTCTGGCCCGGAGCGCGGCCGGAGTTCGCGCTGGAGGTGATCAATCGGGACTCGGTGGGATGCGCGCCGAGCACCTTCCAGCTCTCCGCCATCGTTCCCCCGGGCTGGGGCGCTGACCCGCTGCCCGCGCAACGCACGATCGCCGCTTCCAGCTCCGACACGCTGGGCCTCCAGACGTATGTGCCCTACAGCACGCTGCCCGGGCCCTACACGGCGGGCGTCACCGTCACGCGGGGCAGCCAGAGCGTGCAGGGCACGGCCACGGTGGAGGTCGTCGAGCGTTGCATCGCGACGCCGCCCACGCTGTCGCTCTCGCCGGCGACCGTGACGGCGGCCCCGGGCTCGGACGTCACGTGGACGGTGAGCGTCACCAACAACGACTCCGCTTCGTGCAATTGGGTCTGGTACGACTTTGGGTCCAACCTGCCGGAGGGCTGGGACACGTCCTGGTCCGACTGGGGCGTCAACCTGCCCCCGGGCGGCGCGTACACCTTCACGATGACCAAGACCGTGCCTCCAGGCGCGCGCGGCACGCACACCGTGGACCTGATCATCCACCAGGAGGACTTCGGCATCGCGGCCAGCGCCACGGCCACGGTGAACGTGGCCGGCACCACCCCGAGCGCTCGCTGA